A single window of Schistocerca gregaria isolate iqSchGreg1 unplaced genomic scaffold, iqSchGreg1.2 ptg000560l, whole genome shotgun sequence DNA harbors:
- the LOC126314454 gene encoding uncharacterized protein LOC126314454 isoform X2, whose protein sequence is MLSTTGSDLDYFRVFVYALFELVGQKMFETYDLVTRNPLVCRLVRKSKRSWRERTSYQANASQKFRKTKTSSKPPLEPCPVEEDDYELPVDAPYKPAAQEYRVLTEKAKLESLEKELVTLRKVMAQFVQQHEQRNQTQKSLDITVVEEKHKHVYTTTTKKEEFEEHVGDSAS, encoded by the exons ATGCTGAGTACAACAGGTTCTGATCTGGATTACTTTAGGGTGTTCGTGTATGCATTATTTGAGTTGGTTGGACAGAAGATGTTCGAAACGTATGACCTTGTTACGCGAAACCCTTTAGTCTGTCGCTTGGTTCGGAAG AGCAAGAGATCTTGGAGGGAGCGTACCAGCTACCAGGCGAATGCTTCACAGAAGTTTCGGAAGACCAAGACATCATCGAAGCCGCCTCTCGAGCCTTGTCCCGTTGAGGAGGATGATTACGAGCTACCGGTCGATGCTCCATACAAGCCCGCTGCACAGGAATATCGAGTTTTGACAGAAAAGGCCAAGCTGGAGAGCCTGGAAAAAGAATTGGTGACTTTGCGCAAGGTTATGGCACAATTTGTACAGCAGCACGAACAGAGAAATCAAACTCAAAAAAGTCTGGATATTACTGTAGTTGAAGAAAAACACAAACACgtttacacaacaacaacaaaaaaagaggaaTTCGAGG AGCACGTCGGAGATTCAGCAAGCTAG
- the LOC126314443 gene encoding uncharacterized protein LOC126314443, producing the protein MWQGVRRRTAIGPRSLSLKPRLANLRRQRQVLGDAPQATKPRRVPTREETEKDQKDLQERIQMHSLNSPAFHVREPSFHTFVPFLSSSIYSKNSSAEREECMSKLKHPFWKRHLANWIIRRLTSLNKEIWASTDECVALAFAAIAEAFSEHDPHMASELLHPSCRTIMINNYKNWSRIFDYRLKVSNIKPVLLSKKFVFHLLEFRNEAPCKVSILDNLELNFSTPIENYDTWKEQSSAFLQKLAFNYDALNLDAHLHLNKQIQAETTALSNRPPVSNIPEFQNSKVSSPDLISSLFPHTLVVPLSSLFSYLRAVRFFGTEYFWRNSTLEIQLTYQISASHSLELFDSLHDSRCLARLKDHVAPHLVTFSNKIPLRSSPGQPPSLGQWLISDFDEIVLQEKLIIEKLAEVSSTPQHVLAKKCKDIAWMGLKPGQDLAKEEKQKRSPKITLHTQKISSTHQISQNTEQ; encoded by the exons ATGTGGCAAGGCGTCCGTCGTAGGACCGCGATTGGGCCGCGCAGTTTATCCCTGAAACCGCGGCTTGCCAATCTTCGCCGTCAAAGGCAGGTTCTTGGCGACGCACCTCAAGCCACAAAGCCTCGACGAGTCCCAACTAGAGAAGAGACTGAAAAAGACCAGAAAGACTTGCAAGAACGCATTCAGATGCACTCATTGAATTCTCCTGCGTTCCATGTTCGAGAACCCTCT TTCCATACATTCGTCCCTTTTCTTTCTTCATCCATATACTCGAAGAACTCAAGTGCCGAGCGCGAAGAATGCATGTCTAAGTTGAAACATCCTTTTTGGAAACGACACCTAGCGAATTGGATCATTCGCCggttaacttctttaaataaagagATTTGGGCTTCAACCGACGAATGCGTGGCGCTAGCTTTTGCCGCCATCGCTGAAGCCTTTTCTGAGCACGACCCGCATATGGCGAGCGAGCTGTTGCATCCGAGTTGTCGCACTATCATGATAAACAACTACAAAAACTGGTCTAGAATCTTTGACTATCGTCTGAAAGTCAGCAACATAAAACCTGTACTACTGAGCAAAAAATTCGTCTTTCATCTTCTCGAGTTTCGAAATGAAGCGCCTTGCAAAGTATCTATATTAGATAACTTAGAACTGAACTTCTCAACTCCTATCGAAAACTACGACACTTGGAAAGAACAATCTTCCGCGTTTCTACAAAAACTAGCATTCAATTATGACGCGCTGAACTTAGATGCACACCTTCACCTGAATAAACAAATCCAGGCGGAAACAACCGCTCTTTCAAATCGGCCGCCTGTAtccaatattccagaattccagaaTTCCAAAGTGTCCTCTCCGGATCTCATTTCATCTCTTTTCCCTCATACGCTAGTCGTCCCCTTGTCCAGTCTTTTCTCCTACCTCCGCGCTGTTCGATTTTTCGGGACCGAATATTTCTGGCGCAATTCCACCTTAGAAATTCAACTCACCTACCAAATATCTGCCTCTCACAGCCTCGAGCTCTTCGATTCTCTTCACGATTCCAGATGCCTCGCCCGCCTAAAGGACCACGTTGCACCGCATCTCGTTACATTCTCCAACAAAATTCCCCTCAGATCATCACCTGGACAGCCACCATCGCTTGGCCAGTGGCTCATATCCGACTTTGACGAGATTGTTCTCCAAGAAAAACTCATCATCGAGAAGCTCGCGGAAGTCAGCTCCACTCCACAACACGTGCTAGCAAAAAAGTGCAAAGACATCGCCTGGATGGGATTGAAACCAGGACAAGATCTCgccaaagaagaaaaacaaaaacgtTCTCCAAAAATTACCCTCCATACacaaaaaatatcatctacacatcaAATATCACAAAATACAGAGCAATAA
- the LOC126314433 gene encoding vam6/Vps39-like protein yields the protein MVALWNGEYMLSMGSKVVPVQGDEPSWEGVIELSEYATRLSLSYPYLVALTPRSCEVRCLFSRIRMEQSFVIGGARWMATSENVGEGWESSKLRCGGAVYIASRRQIWSLNPCPVTEQLEELMEASRYEEATLLCRCLSRLDLPNRDRLLSKARTRQAFRWFREGQYARALQVLSTLKTNALVVLGMYPRRRWRWSEEKEESLLPEKWWNITQSMDYEQASSTLEVIDLDRSIRELIGYLWEERHRWHNEAVANVEERTPSESNDGHFYSFFPSNHAGTALSADSEKTPWNDTSDLPVVVDTVLLQILLHLDEGEQLLWLLSGDNHCHLERCADLLMRLSKYRELLMLYRGHGEHEAALKWLKMKVLVDQSTDRPSRPIESDGRLDLIGSARRSSTTNHQSPTDRPHTNYQGNPSLLEPGEWQYTLIALKNGDQFDSVTSMIAYLSTLTSHHLQLIFNYSSDLLRLHPREALRVFTSQRLDPSMNLPRISVLEYLKQQSQKALEGQQSVPPVKNSNEELQEGPPGNRPSNEVHPSHDESARADLVRDYLEEMIFANGDQTLEFHDELLKLYLDPLLSSAIDLSTWENSRDQKHLLKLFEISHSLRPEYILSHYPLTEYSLYREKAALLAKLGEHKAVLKECIFKLRDLQEAEAYCEKITAESRESSLEISNASYNVDAPAHTTIFCQFLELLLQPPSQEENETVYQARLSYAWTLLEKHYRRFPLQRVFSTLPTDTPLQRVQGYLELVLKDMVQLQRHTQVLLNMEQSNAFHTTIAHKQLQAKYVNVDENTNCKKCQKKIGLSIFIYIPGNGDTMHYQCYKAGKHRYGKDSSPDSQSASTLYL from the coding sequence ATGGTGGCGCTATGGAATGGTGAGTATATGCTATCGATGGGAAGCAAGGTGGTCCCTGTACAGGGGGATGAGCCCAGTTGGGAGGGAGTGATAGAATTGTCAGAATACGCAACTCGGCTGAGTTTGTCATATCCGTACTTGGTGGCACTGACACCTAGATCCTGCGAAGTAAGATGCCTGTTTTCGCGTATAAGAATGGAGCAGTCTTTCGTAATAGGGGGGGCAAGGTGGATGGCAACGAGCGAGAACGTGGGAGAAGGATGGGAAAGTTCGAAGTTGAGGTGTGGTGGAGCGGTGTACATAGCAAGTAGAAGGCAAATATGGTCTCTGAATCCGTGTCCGGTAACCGAGCAATTGGAAGAATTGATGGAGGCTTCGAGATATGAGGAGGCTACATTGCTATGCAGGTGTCTGAGTCGGCTGGATCTGCCGAATCGGGATCGTCTGCTATCAAAAGCGCGCACTCGGCAAGCATTTCGGTGGTTTAGAGAGGGCCAATACGCCCGGGCATTGCAAGTGCTCTCGACGCTGAAGACGAACGCGTTGGTGGTGTTAGGAATGTATCCTCGGCGCCGATGGCGCTGGAGCGAAGAGAAAGAGGAGAGCTTACTACCAGAAAAGTGGTGGAATATCACGCAATCGATGGATTACGAGCAAGCTTCTAGTACGCTGGAGGTGATCGATTTGGATCGGTCCATAAGGGAATTGATTGGGTATTTGTGGGAAGAAAGACACAGATGGCATAATGAGGCCGTTGCGAATGTAGAAGAAAGAACACCTTCCGAGTCAAATGATGGGCATTTTTACAGTTTTTTCCCTTCTAATCATGCAGGCACAGCGCTATCCGCTGATTCTGAAAAGACCCCTTGGAATGACACGTCTGATTTACCGGTCGTCGTAGACACTGTCTTGCTCCAAATTCTACTTCACCTCGACGAAGGCGAACAGTTACTCTGGCTTCTCAGTGGCGATAACCACTGCCATCTTGAGCGTTGCGCCGACCTTTTGATGCGTCTCTCCAAATACCGAGAATTGCTCATGCTCTACCGAGGACACGGAGAGCACGAAGCGGCACTCAAATGGCTCAAAATGAAAGTTCTTGTCGACCAGTCAACCGATCGGCCATCTCGTCCAATCGAAAGCGACGGCCGCCTCGATTTGATCGGCAGCGCTAGACGCTCGTCAACGACCAACCATCAATCACCCACCGACCGCCCTCACACCAATTATCAGGGCAATCCCAGTCTCCTCGAACCCGGAGAATGGCAATATACTCTGATCGCTCTGAAAAATGGAGACCAATTCGATTCAGTGACCTCCATGATCGCCTACCTTTCCACTCTAACTTCTCATCATCTGCAACTTATCTTCAACTACAGCTCTGATCTGCTTCGGCTGCATCCGAGAGAAGCCCTCCGCGTCTTCACCTCTCAACGCCTTGACCCCTCCATGAATCTCCCTCGAATAAGCGTCCTCGAGTACTTGAAACAACAGTCCCAAAAGGCCCTAGAAGGACAACAATCGGTACCGCCTGTCAAAAATTCGAACGAAGAACTCCAAGAAGGGCCGCCCGGCAACAGGCCCAGTAATGAGGTGCATCCTAGCCACGACGAGTCGGCAAGAGCAGACTTGGTCCGAGACTACTTGGAAGAAATGATTTTCGCCAACGGAGACCAAACTCTCGAATTTCATGATGAATTGCTCAAATTGTACCTTGACCCCCTCCTGTCTTCAGCCATCGATCTCTCGACATGGGAAAACAGTCGAGATCAAAAACATTTATTGAAGCTGTTCGAAATCAGCCACTCCTTGCGTCCAGAGTACATTTTGTCTCATTATCCTCTGACTGAATATAGTCTGTACCGAGAAAAGGCTGCTCTGCTTGCAAAGCTGGGCGAGCACAAAGCTGTGCTCAAAGAGTGCATTTTCAAACTCCGAGACCTGCAAGAAGCCGAGGCCTATTGCGAAAAGATAACCGCAGAGTCGCGCGAATCTTCTCTAGAAATTAGCAATGCCTCGTACAACGTCGATGCGCCTGCGCACACAACCATTTTTTGCCAATTTCTAGAACTGCTATTACAGCCGCCTTCTCAGGAGGAGAACGAGACCGTGTACCAAGCACGCCTTTCGTACGCCTGGACTCTGCTAGAAAAACACTACCGTCGCTTCCCGTTGCAGCGAGTCTTCAGCACTCTACCCACCGACACGCCACTCCAGCGCGTACAGGGATACCTGGAATTGGTTTTGAAGGACATGGTGCAGTTGCAAAGGCATACTCAGGTGCTGCTCAATATGGAGCAGAGCAATGCTTTCCATACTACAATTGCGCACAAGCAACTGCAGGCGAAATACGTTAACGTTGACGAAAATACAAACTGCAAGAAATGTCAAAAAAAAATCGGTCTTTCGATATTCATATACATTCCCGGTAACGGTGATACAATGCATTACCAATGCTACAAGGCTGGAAAGCATCGCTATGGGAAGGACTCGTCCCCGGATTCTCAAAGTGCGAGCACCTTGTATCTATAG
- the LOC126314454 gene encoding mitochondrial fission regulator 1-like isoform X1 — MLSTTGSDLDYFRVFVYALFELVGQKMFETYDLVTRNPLVCRLVRKSKRSWRERTSYQANASQKFRKTKTSSKPPLEPCPVEEDDYELPVDAPYKPAAQEYRVLTEKAKLESLEKELVTLRKVMAQFVQQHEQRNQTQKSLDITVVEEKHKHVYTTTTKKEEFEGTETINPIPPPPPPPPLTITHKQSTSEIQQASSLPSLRTTTSSALSYMHISNDILNTNKSALRHVAGSRSPGGTLLLKSSRTATTSSIPTEVIASALYKKFKSINASD, encoded by the exons ATGCTGAGTACAACAGGTTCTGATCTGGATTACTTTAGGGTGTTCGTGTATGCATTATTTGAGTTGGTTGGACAGAAGATGTTCGAAACGTATGACCTTGTTACGCGAAACCCTTTAGTCTGTCGCTTGGTTCGGAAG AGCAAGAGATCTTGGAGGGAGCGTACCAGCTACCAGGCGAATGCTTCACAGAAGTTTCGGAAGACCAAGACATCATCGAAGCCGCCTCTCGAGCCTTGTCCCGTTGAGGAGGATGATTACGAGCTACCGGTCGATGCTCCATACAAGCCCGCTGCACAGGAATATCGAGTTTTGACAGAAAAGGCCAAGCTGGAGAGCCTGGAAAAAGAATTGGTGACTTTGCGCAAGGTTATGGCACAATTTGTACAGCAGCACGAACAGAGAAATCAAACTCAAAAAAGTCTGGATATTACTGTAGTTGAAGAAAAACACAAACACgtttacacaacaacaacaaaaaaagaggaaTTCGAGGGTACAGAAACGATAAATCCGATACCTCCCCCTCCACCGCCCCCACCATTAACAATCACACATAAACAGAGCACGTCGGAGATTCAGCAAGCTAGTAGCTTACCATCTCTTAGAACTACGACATCTTCTGCATTGTCATACATGCATATCTCAAATGATATTCTAAATACAAATAAAAGCGCGCTACGTCATGTCGCCGGCTCCAGATCGCCCGGAGGAACTCTTTTGCTCAAATCCTCTCGTACTGCTACCACTTCGTCTATACCTACTGAAGTCATTGCAAGCGCCTTgtataaaaaattcaaaagcatcaacGCCAGTGATTGA
- the LOC126314456 gene encoding 60S ribosomal protein L9-like: MKFIQSSRIVEIPDNVTATVSKRVVTIKGPRGTLTRSFRHIQVDIYEINKRRLKVEIWWGNKKHLSCIRTICTHIKNMIIGVTKGFVYKMRSVFAHFPIIVTILNENKETGHGNAVEIRNFLGQREIPKVKMLPGVTVCLSKDVKNEIALHGNDIEKVSQSAANIHGAVRVKNKDIRKFLDGIYVSQRILGDTVKDV; the protein is encoded by the exons ATGAAGTTCATTCAATCGAGTCGTATCGTGGAGATACCGGATAAtg TCACGGCGACTGTCAGCAAACGGGTCGTAACGATCAAGGGACCGCGCGGAACACTTACTCGAAGCTTTCGACACATTCAAGTGGATATCTATGAGATTAATAAGCGCCGCTTGAAGGTCGAAATTTGGTGGGGGAATAAAAAACATCTTTCATGCATTCGTACTATctgcacacacataaaaaatatgATTATTGGCGTTACTAAAGGCTTTGTATACAAAATGCGCTCCGTTTTCGCTCACTTCCCTATCATCGTTACAATCCTCAATGAGAACAAGGAAACTGGTCACGGGAACGCAGTCGAAATCCGTAACTTCCTTGGTCAGCGCGAAATTCCAAAGGTCAAGATGCTCCCCGGTGTCACGGTTTGCCTCTCCAAGGACGTCAAAAACGAAATCGCCCTTCACGGAAACGACATTGAAAAGGTCTCTCAGAGTGCTGCCAACATCCATGGTGCTGTCAGGGTCAAGAACAAAGATATTCGTAAATTCCTCGACGGTATCTATGTCAGTCAACGTATCCTCGGAGATACCGTTAAAGATGTCTAA
- the LOC126314429 gene encoding uncharacterized protein LOC126314429 isoform X2, with protein sequence MNSSLLNEESFDFEDFELGVEEISYILNKKDVNCIRELGGVEGIARKLRVDPKVGLLDKSDFKHRIATYGTNEVSPPRRTSFFRLVLRALNDLTLQILLGVAVVSLVISLAIPKEMHSGDEGGDDWIEGASILLTVSVVTLVTAVNEYQRDKQFERLDKVKYNFKVKVRRNGIEEMLETFKIVVGDVVLLEAGDQAPGDGLYIGGCNLSMDESSMTGENEPVKKDEERCFLMSGTHVADGIGEMLVLATGENSEYGKMMRSLKVKNTPTPLQRRLDNLAKLVGKIGTAAALATFLALMIRWVIRVVPVPWKWAYLLDWVKYFVISITIVVVAIPEGLSLAVTITLAYSMKYMLRDQILVRRLASCETMGGATSICSDKTGTLTENRMTVLKGWIAGGIFEDTSAVELSDAVVQILGEGISVNSKASVNFESASHEMVGSRTEFLKRNVWLQSFSNRVLPTIASTARARQN encoded by the exons ATGAATTCGTCGTTATTGAACGAGGAATCGTTTGACTTTGAAGATTTCGAGCTAGGTGTGGAGGAGATTAGctatattttgaataaaaaagaTGTGAACTGCATTCGCGAATTGGGCGGAGTTGAGGGGATTGCAAGGAAACTACGGGTCGATCCGAAAGTTGGACTATTAGATAAATCCGACTTCAAGCACAGAATAGCGAC GTATGGGACGAATGAGGTGAGTCCTCCCAGGAGGACTAGCTTTTTTAGACTGGTGTTGAGGGCATTGAACGACTTGACATTGCAGATCTTGTTGGGAGTGGCGGTGGTGTCGCTGGTGATATCTTTGGCGATACCGAAGGAGATGCATTCGGGTGACGAAGGAGGGGACGATTGGATAGAGGGAGCGTCTATATTGTTGACGGTGAGCGTGGTGACTTTGGTGACGGCTGTCAACGAGTACCAGAGGGACAAGCAGTTCGAGCGCTTGGACAAGGTGAAGTACAATTTTAAGGTCAAGGTGAGGAGGAACGGAATAGAAGAGATGCTGGAGACTTTCAAAATAGTGGTGGGAGATGTGGTGTTGTTGGAGGCGGGTGATCAGGCGCCGGGAGATGGCTTATATATAGGTGGATGCAATTTATCGATGGACGAATCGTCGATGACGGGAGAGAACGAGCCGGTGAAGAAGGACGAAGAGCGTTGCTTTTTGATGTCAGGGACTCATGTGGCGGACGGGATAGGCGAGATGCTGGTGCTGGCGACGGGCGAGAATTCTGAGTATGGGAAGATGATGAGGAGCTTGAAGGTGAAGAACACGCCGACGCCGTTGCAGAGGCGTTTGGACAACTTGGCGAAGTTGGTGGGAAAGATAGGCACGGCAGCTGCGCTCGCGACCTTTTTggcgctgatgattagatgggtgatAAGAGTGGTGCCGGTGCCGTGGAAGTGGGCGTATTTATTAGACTGGGTGAAGTATTTTGTGATATCGATTACAATCGTGGTGGTGGCCATTCCCGAGGGTCTGTCCCTGGCGGTAACGATTACGTTGGCGTATTCGATGAAATACATGCTGAGAGATCAGATTCTGGTGAGGCGTTTGGCGTCATGTGAGACGATGGGCGGAGCGACGTCTATTTGTAGCGACAAGACGGGCACATTAACAGAGAATCGCATGACCGTTTTAAAGGGCTGGATAGCAGGGGGAATCTTCGAAGACACGTCCGCGGTTGAGCTATCGGACGCGGTTGTTCAGATTCTCGGCGAGGGCATATCGGTCAACAGCAAGGCATCAGTGAATTTTGAATCGGCGTCTCACGAAATGGTTGGAAGCAGAACGGAAT TTCTGAAACGAAACGTATGGCTGCAATCGTTCAGCAATCGGGTTCTGCCTACCATCGCCTCCACTGCAAGGGCGCGCCAGAATTGA
- the LOC126314429 gene encoding uncharacterized protein LOC126314429 isoform X1, which produces MNSSLLNEESFDFEDFELGVEEISYILNKKDVNCIRELGGVEGIARKLRVDPKVGLLDKSDFKHRIATYGTNEVSPPRRTSFFRLVLRALNDLTLQILLGVAVVSLVISLAIPKEMHSGDEGGDDWIEGASILLTVSVVTLVTAVNEYQRDKQFERLDKVKYNFKVKVRRNGIEEMLETFKIVVGDVVLLEAGDQAPGDGLYIGGCNLSMDESSMTGENEPVKKDEERCFLMSGTHVADGIGEMLVLATGENSEYGKMMRSLKVKNTPTPLQRRLDNLAKLVGKIGTAAALATFLALMIRWVIRVVPVPWKWAYLLDWVKYFVISITIVVVAIPEGLSLAVTITLAYSMKYMLRDQILVRRLASCETMGGATSICSDKTGTLTENRMTVLKGWIAGGIFEDTSAVELSDAVVQILGEGISVNSKASVNFESASHEMVGSRTECALISFIYALGMDYRSYRSSNPLIKLYPFSSETKRMAAIVQQSGSAYHRLHCKGAPELILPSCSKMLVHDGSSRPVNSETLAQLEDFLLSMTRHSLRTIAIAYKDGLQIAEWDLNSKDLTLVALFGIADPIRSSVPDAVQSCKNAGIVVRMVTGDSSDTARSIAQQCNIWTSQCTLLDGPTFRSMPDEQLDSILPKLRVLSRAQPLDKLRLVQRLQLQGEIVAVTGDGTNDAPALKQSDIGLAMGIMGTETAKHASDIIIMDDNFVSIVRSVLWGRCVYGNIRKFLQFQLTVNFTALLIAFIGALTDRNTPLRSSQLLWINFIMDTLAALAFSSEKPSPFLLHQKPYGRHSPIISPLMWRNLIGHCLFQTTLLLFILYLGPKIWGIPDGMLFSGASVHYTILFNVFVYLQLFNLINARCIFPNQYNPFSGILSNWPFLIIILSSFVVQALLVEFCGQFLFTTHLSALQWIMCILLGSTSLIFGGFLRLIPTPLERYERPHFL; this is translated from the exons ATGAATTCGTCGTTATTGAACGAGGAATCGTTTGACTTTGAAGATTTCGAGCTAGGTGTGGAGGAGATTAGctatattttgaataaaaaagaTGTGAACTGCATTCGCGAATTGGGCGGAGTTGAGGGGATTGCAAGGAAACTACGGGTCGATCCGAAAGTTGGACTATTAGATAAATCCGACTTCAAGCACAGAATAGCGAC GTATGGGACGAATGAGGTGAGTCCTCCCAGGAGGACTAGCTTTTTTAGACTGGTGTTGAGGGCATTGAACGACTTGACATTGCAGATCTTGTTGGGAGTGGCGGTGGTGTCGCTGGTGATATCTTTGGCGATACCGAAGGAGATGCATTCGGGTGACGAAGGAGGGGACGATTGGATAGAGGGAGCGTCTATATTGTTGACGGTGAGCGTGGTGACTTTGGTGACGGCTGTCAACGAGTACCAGAGGGACAAGCAGTTCGAGCGCTTGGACAAGGTGAAGTACAATTTTAAGGTCAAGGTGAGGAGGAACGGAATAGAAGAGATGCTGGAGACTTTCAAAATAGTGGTGGGAGATGTGGTGTTGTTGGAGGCGGGTGATCAGGCGCCGGGAGATGGCTTATATATAGGTGGATGCAATTTATCGATGGACGAATCGTCGATGACGGGAGAGAACGAGCCGGTGAAGAAGGACGAAGAGCGTTGCTTTTTGATGTCAGGGACTCATGTGGCGGACGGGATAGGCGAGATGCTGGTGCTGGCGACGGGCGAGAATTCTGAGTATGGGAAGATGATGAGGAGCTTGAAGGTGAAGAACACGCCGACGCCGTTGCAGAGGCGTTTGGACAACTTGGCGAAGTTGGTGGGAAAGATAGGCACGGCAGCTGCGCTCGCGACCTTTTTggcgctgatgattagatgggtgatAAGAGTGGTGCCGGTGCCGTGGAAGTGGGCGTATTTATTAGACTGGGTGAAGTATTTTGTGATATCGATTACAATCGTGGTGGTGGCCATTCCCGAGGGTCTGTCCCTGGCGGTAACGATTACGTTGGCGTATTCGATGAAATACATGCTGAGAGATCAGATTCTGGTGAGGCGTTTGGCGTCATGTGAGACGATGGGCGGAGCGACGTCTATTTGTAGCGACAAGACGGGCACATTAACAGAGAATCGCATGACCGTTTTAAAGGGCTGGATAGCAGGGGGAATCTTCGAAGACACGTCCGCGGTTGAGCTATCGGACGCGGTTGTTCAGATTCTCGGCGAGGGCATATCGGTCAACAGCAAGGCATCAGTGAATTTTGAATCGGCGTCTCACGAAATGGTTGGAAGCAGAACGGAATGTGCGttgatttcttttatttatgcGCTCGGCATGGATTATCGGAGCTATAGGAGTTCGAACCCATTGATAAAACTCTATCCATTTAGTTCTGAAACGAAACGTATGGCTGCAATCGTTCAGCAATCGGGTTCTGCCTACCATCGCCTCCACTGCAAGGGCGCGCCAGAATTGATCCTGCCGAGCTGTTCTAAGATGCTGGTGCACGATGGATCCAGCAGGCCCGTGAATTCTGAAACGTTGGCTCAACTTGAAGACTTCCTTCTATCCATGACTCGACATTCCCTCCGCACTATCGCCATCGCCTACAAAGACGGTCTGCAGATTGCTGAGTGGGACCTGAATTCCAAGGACCTCACGCTGGTCGCTCTGTTCGGCATTGCCGACCCCATAAGGTCTAGTGTGCCGGACGCCGTTCAAAGCTGCAAAAATGCCGGTATTGTCGTGCGCATGGTTACAGGAGACAGTTCAGACACCGCCCGATCTATCGCCCAACAATGCAATATTTGGACCTCGCAATGCACTCTTTTGGACGGCCCCACCTTTCGGTCTATGCCCGACGAACAACTCGATTCCATCCTTCCCAAACTTCGCGTGTTGTCTCGCGCCCAACCGCTGGACAAACTCAGACTCGTCCAAAGACTCCAACTGCAAGGAGAAATCGTAGCCGTCACTGGCGACGGAACCAATGACGCGCCTGCTCTGAAACAGTCCGACATCGGTCTTGCTATGGGAATTATGGGAACCGAGACGGCAAAGCACGCATCCGACATCatcatcatggacgacaattttgTCTCTATCGTCCGATCTGTTCTATGGGGAAGATGCGTCTATGGTAATATCAGAAAATTCCTTCAGTTCCAACTGACAGTCAACTTTACCGCTCTTCTCATTGCCTTCATTGGCGCCCTCACCGATCGCAACACCCCTCTACGATCATCCCAACTCCTGTGGATCAACTTCATCATGGACACTCTCGCCGCCCTCGCTTTCAGCTCCGAAAAGCCCTCGCCCTTCCTCCTTCATCAAAAGCCATACGGGCGACATTCTCCTATCATCTCCCCTCTCATGTGGCGAAACCTCATCGGCCACTGTCTATTTCAAACCACCCTCCTCCTTTTCATCCTCTATCTCGGACCCAAGATCTGGGGCATTCCCGACGGTATGCTCTTCTCTGGCGCCTCCGTCCACTACACCATCTTGTTCAACGTCTTTGTTTACCTCCAGCTGTTCAACCTGATCAACGCGCGCTGTATCTTCCCGAATCAATACAACCCTTTCTCCGGCATACTCTCCAATTGGCCATTCCTAATCATTATTCTATCCTCTTTCGTCGTCCAAGCCCTTCTCGTCGAATTCTGCGGGCAATTCCTATTCACCACGCATCTGTCCGCTCTACAATGGATCATGTGCATCCTACTCGGGTCCACATCCCTCATATTTGGTGGCTTCCTCCGCCTCATCCCCACGCCCCTAGAACGATATGAAAGACCccactttttataa